A window of the Podospora bellae-mahoneyi strain CBS 112042 chromosome 6, whole genome shotgun sequence genome harbors these coding sequences:
- a CDS encoding hypothetical protein (EggNog:ENOG503PHC5): MPAFRPTPRLSAAALPNPSSLPRAVPKGVAANVVVPGIVVAASVYGVISYIKNQLQHESSTIDKMFAQKNTPAVEESRRRSLLVDTEGDPRRTPYNILNWK; this comes from the exons ATGCCCGCCTTTCGTCCAACTCCCCGCCTGTCGGCCGCTGCCCTTCCCAatccttcttccctccccagaGCAGTTCCCAAGGGAGTAGCAGCCAATGTTGTTGTTCCAGGCATCGTGGTGGCGGCATCAG TATACGGCGTAATCAGTTACATCAAAAACCAACTGCAACATGAGTCATCCACCATCGACAAGATGTTTGCCCAAAAGAACACCCCCGCCGTGGAAGAATCGAGACGGAGAAGTCTCTTGGTGGATACGGAAGGCGACCCGAGGAGAACGCCCTACAACATTCTGAATTGGAAATAG
- a CDS encoding hypothetical protein (EggNog:ENOG503PAAH; COG:Q) has product MAMMVSPTDFLDAYYYLYLFVLFTGASLLRGTLRNRHLSQFPHLNPKPVTELTKTRIRKEFFTTSYTIIRQWFHTNPDKAVRVTADVGDVIILPVRLANEIKNDPRLSFGEFIYNSFHASLPGFEGFREGARDSRIVQAVIVRDLTKHLNKVTEPLAEETRLALDELLPHTMASATWQPVEIRDTILRLIARISSRVFLGSELCRNEDWLKVTRDYTADAMRAAIELRFVPKPVRFLAHWFMPSCQKARVHVQEARRIIGPVLEKRRAQKMAGNGSFDDDAIEWFEREAQGKPYDPVIAQLVMSMAAIHTTTDLTVQVLADLVQHPDIIDPLHEEIESALREGGWTKNSLYNMKLLDSVIKESQRIKPIGLVSMRRVATAPVTLSDGTYIPKGATIAVSAERMWDPAVYPGADSWDGNRFLKMRSVPGSEHVAQLVSTSPEHMGFGHGQHACPGRFFAGNEVKIALVHLLLRYDWRLPEGAAAPKPRTLGFGLGVDPSLRLEYRPRTRNLGDLGGIEV; this is encoded by the exons ATGGCCATGATGGTTTCACCAACTGATTTTCTCGACGCTTATTACTACCTTTACTTGTTTGTCCTCTTCACTGGTGCTTCCCTCCTTCGAGGCACACTTCGAAATCGCCATCTATCCCAATTTCCTCACCTGAACCCCAAGCCTGTGACGGAGCTGACCAAAACTCGCATCCGCAAGGAGTTCTTCACCACATCCTACACCATCATTCGTCAGTGGTtccacaccaaccccgacaagGCAGTCCGGGTCACGGCAGATGTGGGCGATGTCATCATCTTGCCCGTACGACTGGCCAATGAAATCAAAAACGACCCCCGGCTGAGCTTTGGAGAGTTTATTTACAACTCGTTCCACGCGAGCCTACCGGGGTTTGAAGGCTTCAGAGAGGGTGCCAGGGATTCGAGGATTGTGCAGGCAGTCATAGTGCGCGATCTGACAAAGCACCTGA ACAAGGTGACCGAGCCTCTGGCAGAAGAAACGAGACTCGCGCTTGATGAGCTACTACCCCATACGATGGCGAGTGCAACATGGCAGCCCGTTGAGATTCGCGATACAATCCTACGCCTCATTGCACGCATCTCCTCTCGCGTGTTTCTAGGCAGCGAGCTCTGCCGAAATGAAGACTGGCTCAAGGTCACACGCGACTACACAGCTGATGCTATGCGCGCGGCTATTGAGTTACGTTTCGTCCCCAAGCCTGTGCGGTTTCTGGCACACTGGTTTATGCCGTCTTGCCAAAAAGCAAGAGTGCATGTCCAGGAGGCAAGACGGATCATTGGGCCTGTtctggaaaagagaagagcaCAAAAAATGGCCGGCAACGGCAGTTTTGACGACGATGCTATTGAATG GTTCGAGCGCGAGGCACAAGGCAAACCGTATGATCCTGTCATTGCGCAGCTTGTCATGAGCATGGCAGCCATCCATACCACGACCGATCTGACAGTGCAGGTTTTGGCCGATTTGGTCCAGCATCCTGACATAATTGACCCTCTGCACGAAGAGATCGAGTCGGCTCTTCGGGAGGGTGGCTGGACCAAGAACTCGCTTTACAACATGAAGCTTTTGGACAGCGTGATCAAAGAGAGCCAGCGGATCAAGCCAATCGGCCTTGTCTCGATGCGTCGTGTGGCTACAGCGCCTGTCACCTTGTCAGACGGCACCTACATTCCCAAGGGTGCCACGATTGCCGTGTCAGCAGAGCGCATGTGGGATCCAGCTGTTTATCCTGGAGCTGACTCGTGGGATGGCAACCGGTTTCTGAAGATGCGATCTGTTCCAGGCAGCGAGCATGTTGCGCAATTGGTTAGCACCAGCCCTGAGCACATGGGCTTTGGACACGGGCAGCATGCTTGTCCTGGGCGCTTTTTCGCGGGGAATGAAGTCAAGATTGCGCTTGTTCACTTGTTGCTGAGATATGACTGGCGACTACCCGAGGGAGCTGCAGCCCCAAAGCCAAGAACACTGGGCTTTGGTCTTGGGGTTGATCCGAGCCTGCGCTTGGAGTATCGGCCGAGAACCAGAAATCTGGGGGATCTGGGTGGCATTGAGGTTTAG
- a CDS encoding hypothetical protein (EggNog:ENOG503Q4WE), with the protein MGFFNPLPVALALLVSLAAAGAPAAVPEVVTETVVYTQTVKETVHVTVPVVHTSTVVSVTHVTVPTTVHISVPVHVTVPTTVHVTVPVTHTTTYTSTLVSHVTVPTTIRETSTVHVTQSVPVHVTQTVPVHVTQTVAVTHTATSTLVHTRTETKEKVVTATQDRPVTVPVTRTEVSERLVTKTAVSERLVTVTSVHVSERLVTHTSVVSVPVTKEKLVSVPVTHVVSVPVTRTETRAVTSTHTVSVTVPVTRTETRAVTQVVSVPVTHTKVNERLVTTVQVSQRLVTSVVTQVATHTVSVPVTQQVTRTEVKEKVVSVPVTQVSERLVTSVQVSERVVTSTAVQSHVVTQTVPVHVTQTVPVHVTVPVTRVETQVRTEVRDRVVTQTSVHHQTVMHTVTSTQVQHVTVVKSVAAHPVTTTRTVHVTVNQPVAAHPVTTTQTVHVTVTPSECAGQETVAPIASPAPHPPPAQEAHPMPAPAPAHPGVVPVVIMPPVHSPIPVVHPPVVVHPPPAATSAAAPAHTMTPVMEHESAHTTPTVYTRPQRKAMRFRRAM; encoded by the coding sequence ATGGGCTTCTTCAACCCTCTGCCAGTGGCTCTGGCCCTTCTGGTCTCCCTCGCTGCCGCCGGGGCTCCCGCAGCAGTCCCCGAAGTGGTCACCGAGACCGTCGTTTACACACAAACAGTAAAAGAGACTGTTCATGTCACGGTACCAGTCGTTCACACAAGCACCGTCGTCTCTGTAACCCACGTCACCGTCCCGACAACAGTACATATATCGGTGCCAGTACATGTCACAGTCCCGACAACAGTTCACGTCACGGTACCCGTCACCCACACGACGACTTACACCTCGACACTCGTATCGCACGTCACTGTTCCCACCACGATAAGAGAGACGTCGACCGTTCATGTCACCCAGTCGGTTCCAGTCCACGTAACTCAGACCGTTCCCGTCCATGTCACCCAGACAGTTGCCGTTACCCACACCGCCACGAGCACTCTGGTTCACACCCGCACCGAAAcgaaggagaaggttgtCACGGCGACGCAGGATAGGCCAGTCACGGTTCCGGTCACACGCACCGAGGTCAGCGAGAGGTTGGTTACCAAGACGGCGGTCAGCGAGAGGCTTGTTACCGTCACCAGCGTTCATGTCAGCGAGAGGCTAGTCACCCATACCTCGGTTGTCAGTGTTCCTGTCACCAAGGAGAAGCTTGTCAGCGTTCCCGTCACCCATGTTGTCAGTGTGCCGGTCACCAGAACCGAGACGAGAGCGGTGACAAGCACCCACACAGTGAGCGTGACTGTTCCGGTAACAAGGACCGAGACTCGGGCCGTTACCCAGGTTGTTAGCGTGCCTGTTACGCACACCAAGGTCAACGAGAGGCTGGTGACGACAGTGCAGGTGAGCCAGAGGCTGGTCACATCCGTTGTCACCCAGGTGGCCACCCACACTGTCAGTGTGCCTGTCACCCAGCAGGTAACCCGGAcagaggtcaaggagaaggttgtCAGCGTGCCTGTCACCCAGGTCAGCGAGAGACTGGTCACTTCAGTGCAAGTCAGCGAGAGAGTCGTGACTAGCACCGCTGTCCAGAGCCATGTTGTCACCCAGACTGTCCCGGTTCATGTCACCCAGACTGTGCCAGTTCATGTCACGGTCCCTGTCACCCGGGTCGAGACCCAAGTCAGAACAGAAGTCAGGGATAGAGTGGTTACGCAGACGTctgtccaccaccaaaccgtCATGCACACCGTCACCAGTACTCAAGTTCAGCATGTCACCGTCGTTAAATCTGTGGCGGCTCAtcccgtcaccaccaccaggacGGTTCATGTCACGGTGAACCAACCCGTGGCGGCTCATccagtcaccaccacccagacCGTCCACGTGACAGTGACGCCTTCGGAGTGCGCAGGTCAGGAAACCGTGGCGCCCATCGCCTCACCggctcctcaccctcctccggcccAGGAGGCTCATCCCATGCCAGCACCGGCACCCGCGCACCCCGGTGTAGTCCCCGTGGTCATCATGCCTCCGGTGCACTCACCGATCCCGGTGGTGCACCCACCTGTTGTTGTCCACCCGCCACCAGCAGCTACCTCGGCAGCGGCACCGGCACACACCATGACCCCAGTCATGGAGCATGAGTCAGCACACACCACGCCTACGGTGTACACAAGACCACAGAGAAAGGCGATGAGATTCAGGAGAGCAATGTAA
- a CDS encoding hypothetical protein (EggNog:ENOG503NZ3K; COG:S), protein MRLLRTDTLELVEFVGRVPPYVILSHTWGPDEVTFQDLSQLSKTALRKKAGYAKIAGCCARAIQDQYEYVWVDTCCIDKTSSAELSEAINSMYRWYAESDICYAYMADVAADETSHQLFSDTSSVSSLRKDVGSPPPKAAFRTIPSILREYDKLPRTFEHSRWFTRGWTLQELIAPPLVEFYDHDWHEIGTKFSLRNIIAKVTGIPILVLEGADPSTCHVAERMSWAANRQTTRIEDAAYCLLGIFKVHMPLIYGEGHRAFYRLQKEIMKTTEDYTMLAWGLSKYLSNKHHWKGVKGDPRRPLADGPIDFEEHNRNLWTYVRLIPDSNVNYGTSNPSSAVLMDDTPPLITSRGLRVTLLLRPARKASHQPQGGRNSTTPANAGEYHAYINCKTSRTSSINEPLLPVCLVIRPELKHSCSSSSNVYTGSDDPDSAFVLLDNPADLAQFSRQTIYLSTASLDDALGNLNHRISSLSKNLYILDKPPALRPGDSTKATWKITSCHSHAVGSGPGHGHYEVPRKFTSASLFQPFELPPYSVRLFAFELPASQTSDQSDNAFGIVIGNGWCDVISLNDVEFKAKWGVLVRNGKWNEVNALRYIQFACGACHHPGQGASATAIPHSNHATGANGQGLEDDHLNLSSRRPKDRVVKKVGFGGLEVAVKLKKVRRVDINSESAIRIQWSAVTI, encoded by the exons ATGAGGCTTCTGAGGACAGATACCTTGGAGCTTGTCGAGTTTGTGGGCCGCGTCCCGCCTTATGTTATCTTGTCGCACAC CTGGGGTCCGGATGAGGTGACTTTCCAAGACCTCTCACAGCTGTCCAAGACAGCACTCCGCAAGAAGGCCGGATATGCCAAGATTGCAGGATGCTGTGCCCGCGCCATTCAGGACCAGTATGAATATGTATGGGTAGACACCTGCTG CATCGACAAGACGAGCAGTGCCGAGCTGTCTGAAgccatcaactccatgtACAGGTGGTATGCAGAGAGCGACATCTGTTACGCCTACATGGCTGACGTTGCGGCCGATGAGACCTCCCACCAGCTCTTCTCAGACACATCGTCAGTGTCGAGCTTGAGGAAGGATGTTGGGTCTCCGCCGCCCAAAGCCGCCTTCCGCACCATACCATCCATTCTGAGAGAGTACGACAAGCTGCCTAGGACCTTTGAGCACTCGAGATGGTTCACCCGGGGCTGGACGCTTCAAGAACTCATCGCTCCGCCATTGGTCGAATTCTACGATCATGATTGGCACGAGATTGGCACAAAATTCTCGTTGCGTAACATTATCGCCAAAGTCACGGGCATTCCCATCTTGGTCCTCGAGGGTGCTGATCCCTCAACGTGTCACGTTGCAGAGCGCATGTCGTGGGCTGCCAACAGACAGACTACGCGGATTGAAGATGCAGCATATTGCTTGCTCGGTATCTTCAAGGTTCATATGCCGCTGATCTACGGAGAGGGCCACCGTGCCTTCTATCGGCTCCAAAAAGAAATCATGAAAACGACCGAAGACTATACGATGCTTGCCTGGGGGCTGTCCAAGTATCTGAGCAACAAACACCACTGGAAGGGGGTCAAAGGGGATCCCCGTCGCCCCCTCGCCGATGGGCCGATTGATTTCGAGGAACACAATCGGAACCTGTGGACCTATGTCCGGTTGATTCCTGACAGTAATGTCAACTACGGAACGTCAAACCCAAGCTCGGCTGTCTTGATGGACGACACCCCGCCGCTGATTACGAGTCGTGGCCTTCGTGTCACACTTCTCCTTCGACCTGCAAGAAAAGCCTCTCACCAGCCTCAGGGCGGTCGCAATAGCACCACACCCGCCAACGCTGGCGAGTACCACGCTTACATCAACTGCAAAACCTCGCGCACCTCCAGTATCAACGAGCCTTTGCTTCCTGTTTGTCTCGTGATCCGCCCAGAGCTCAAGCactcctgctcctcttcctccaacgTCTACACAGGTTCCGATGACCCAGACAGCGCTTTTGTTCTCTTGGACAATCCGGCCGATCTGGCGCAGTTTTCCCGACAAACCATCTATCTTTCTACCGCTTCTCTGGACGACgccctcggcaacctcaaccaccgcaTTTCCTCCTTGTCCAAGAATCTGTATATACTGGACAAGCCACCTGCCTTGCGACCTGGTGACAGCACGAAAGCAACCTGGAAGATCACATCTTGTCACTCCCACGCCGTCGGGTCTGGCCCTGGTCATGGACACTACGAAGTCCCCCGCAAATTTACTTCTGCCAGCTTGTTTCAACCCTTTGAGCTCCCTCCCTACAGCGTCAGGTTGTTTGCTTTTGAGCTACCCGCCTCCCAAACGTCAGATCAGAGCGACAACGCCTTTGGCATCGTGATAGGCAACGGCTGGTGCGATGTGATTTCACTGAATGATGTGGAATTTAAGGCAAAGTGGGGTGTTCTGGTCAGAAATGGGAAGTGGAACGAGGTTAATGCCCTCAGATACATACAGTTTGCTTGCGGGGCTTGCCATCATCCCGGGCAAGGTGCCAGTGCAACAGCCATTCCGCACTCTAACCATGCCACCGGTGCCAATGGGCAAGGGCTGGAGGACGATCATCTCAACCTGAGCAGCAGGCGGCCCAAAGATAGGGTGGTCAAGAAGGTTGGCTTTGGCGGGCTGGAGGTGGCCGTGAAGTTGAAGAAAGTGAGAAGGGTGGATATCAACTCTGAGAGTGCCATCAGGATACAATGGAGTGCAGTTACGATCTGA
- a CDS encoding hypothetical protein (EggNog:ENOG503NYV3; COG:S) has translation MQPDRPSPSTTNVAHVNSYFNGASPAPEAQQSTQDSAATPLTPITEQPPQHVAPARPPSAPARSVVFRPLDRQQSAIQLRRLRPAALGSRLTPTMTHEPQTQAHDWEEDHATDVGRSGGRRRSSSEPQRPSMPRAIETVPPLSSVPESPSQSNAQQDGLPHTGRFHRALGRRRQTVLNPHQVSGGSGDDVYESRVVDFLDVIDPEVATLSSITNIQNSLFLPSLGKWVNRRPTYDLSQLPPMPGAFPPSKESIASAAAAVQGEQQGEHAGPRSPSLSSVLTSEPQYAILPNDASLQGWREEDVKLLNDYVRHMLHSRRSKIKQRFKAFGKYVRRPLGFLITLYATLITLFGLAWVLFLIGWVYVGDSEKQLYAIDIIDYVLVALFAIVGDGMAPFRAKDTYHMFFVARYHRKTWRRRERLALPELKDHNDLPIAEEHRIADDDLEAQHTQQRSSSTEKITREDKDEFVPVLSEKQQACLVHHQSKLAKSHTFFKPHETETHHAFPLRLLIAIVLLLDLHSLLQISLGAVTFGIPSHRRPVAATTTILCCSIVTNITAGLLITIGDRRTRKKDVLERLMRQEMTGEVIKKIEKKKEKERKQEEELKHEQETGEKPRKSLSLALPWKDTSGDEGTQTGHEKEKRARSLSVPRTKRKKEKEKVGRFSSEVESTQGGGSKGAQDTERLKMPGAFEED, from the exons ATGCAACCTGACaggccctccccctccaccaccaacgtcGCCCATGTCAACAGTTACTTCAACGGCGCCAGCCCGGCTCCAGAAGCCCAACAGTCGACACAGGACTCTGCTGCTACCCCTCTGACCCCAATTACAGagcaaccccctcaacatgTCGCCCCGGCCAGACCCCCATCGGCACCGGCACGAAGCGTTGTCTTCCGACCTCTTGACCGTCAGCAATCAGCCATCCAACTCCGTCGTCTGCGACCGGCCGCCCTGGGATCCAGGCTTACACCGACCATGACCCACGAGCCCCAGACGCAAGCACACGATTGGGAAGAGGACCATGCAACGGATGTGGGCAGGAGTGGTGGTCGACGACGGTCAAGCTCCGAACCCCAGAGACCATCCATGCCGAGGGCCATCGAAACAGTTCCCCCGTTATCATCGGTACCCGAGAGCCCCTCCCAGAGCAATGCGCAGCAGGATGGGCTACCACATACAGGGCGGTTCCACCGGGCCCTCGGTAGACGAAGACAGACTGTGCTGAATCCGCACCAAGTATCTGGTGGCTCAGGCGACGATGTGTATGAGTCGAGGGTTGTCGACTTTCTCGATGTCATTG ACCCTGAGGTGGCTACTCTATCATCCATAACCAACATTCAAAACTCGCTCTTCTTGCCTTCACTGGGAAAGTGGGTGAACCGACGGCCGACATATGACCTCTCCCAACTACCGCCAATGCCTGGTGCCTTCCCGCCTTCCAAGGAAAGTATagcctctgctgctgccgctgtccAGGGAGAACAACAAGGAGAACACGCAGGGCCTCGCTCACCAAGCCTCTCATCTGTCCTGACCTCGGAACCCCAATACGCAATTCTGCCCAACGATGCTTCCCTTCAGggatggagggaggaggatgtcaagtTGCTGAACGACTATGTCAGGCACATGCTGCATTCTCGACGATCAAAGATCAAACAGAGGTTCAAGGCGTTTGGAAAGTATGTTAGGCGACCGTTGGGGTTCCTGATCACACTCTACGCCACTCTCATTACACTGTTTGGGCTTGCCTGGGTTCTCTTTTTGATCGGATGGGTGTACGTTGGGGACTCGGAAAAGCAGTTGTATGCGATTGAT ATTATCGACTATGTTCTCGTGGCGCTTTTCGCAATCGTTGGAGATGGTATGGCACCCTTCCGAGCCAAGGATACGTACCACATGTTTTTCGTTGCCAGATATCACCGAAAAACATGGAGGCGCCGCGAAAGATTGGCGTTGCCCGAACTCAAGGATCACAACGACTTGCCCATTGCGGAAGAACACCGCATCGCAGACGATGATCTCGAAGCACAACACACGCAACAGCGATCAAGCTCGACAGAAAAGATTACAAGAGAAGACAAGGACGAGTTCGTCCCAGTCTTGTCAGAAAAGCAGCAAGCATGCCTGGTTCATCACCAGTCAAAGCTCGCCAAGTCACACACATTTTTCAAACCTCACGAGACGGAAACCCACCACGCATTTCCTTTGCGACTGCTTATTGCCATCGTCCTGTTGCTGGATTTGCATTCTTTGTTACAGATTTCTCTAGGCGCCGTAACCTTTGGCATTCCTTCCCACCGGAGACCTGTGGCGGCCACGACGACCATTCTATGCTGTTCCATCGTCACAAATATCACGGCCGGGCTCTTGATTACCATTGGTGACCgcaggacgaggaagaaggatgtCTTGGAGAGGTTAATGAGGCAGGAGATGACGGGAGAGGTGATCAAGAAgatcgagaagaagaaggaaaaggagagaaaacaggaagaggagctgaAGCATGAACAAGAAACAGGAGAAAAACCCAGGAAAAGTCTGAGTTTAGCGTTGCCATGGAAAGACACTTCCGGGGACGAGGGAACGCAGACGGGCCacgagaaagaaaaacgaGCTAGGTCTCTGTCGGTTCCTCGAaccaagaggaagaaagaaaaagaaaaagtggGGAGATTTAGCTCCGAAGTCGAAAGCACCCAGGGTGGAGGGAGCAAAGGCGCACAGGATACTGAAAGACTCAAGATGCCAGGGGCATTTGAAGAAGACTAA
- a CDS encoding hypothetical protein (EggNog:ENOG503P2E0; COG:G) encodes MKGSTIPLLFAGVTLTAAYPITGDVVNCRSGPGTSYSVVKQYTQGQDVTITCQTEGTNVNGVTIWDKTADGNCYVSDYYVQTGVNGYVTGRCSGACTTPKSNQATVDLIAEFEGFEPNVCMSSWFALAVIFKHSDMRGQTSILLEIQPSAMATSVSKLAALRCRIQSRSPRLMARGFWRTTWRVSSNASQP; translated from the exons ATGAAAGGCTCAACCATCCCCTTGCTTTTTGCCGGAGTGACGTTGACAGCAGCGTACCCCATCACCGGCGACGTTGTCAACTGTCGTTCTGGGCCGGGCACCAGCTACTCGGTCGTGAAACAATACACGCAGGGCCAAGATGTCACGATTACCTGCCAGACCGAAGGTACCAACGTCAACGGCGTCACCATCTGGGACAAGACAGCAGATGGCAACTGCTATGTGTCAGATTACTATGTGCAAACGGGGGTCAATGGTTATGTGACAGGGAGATGCAGCGGGGCTTGCACAACTCCAAAGTCCAACCAGGCAACGGTGGATCTCATTGCCGAATTTGAAGGCTTTGAGCCCAATGTTTGTATGTCTTCTTGGTTTGCCTTGGCTGTTATATTCAAGCATTCTGACATGAGAGGACAGACATCGATCCTACTGGAAATCCAACCGTCGGCTATGGCCACCTCTGTCAGCAAGCTGGCTGCGCTGAGGTGCCGTATCCAATCCCGCTCTCCCAGGCTGATGGCAAGAGGCTTTTGGCGAACGACATGGCG CGTTTCGAGCAATGCATCACAGCCATGA
- a CDS encoding hypothetical protein (COG:P; EggNog:ENOG503NUM9) codes for MALDQFTYVFVIGTFFALLDAFNNGANDVANAWATSVSSRSISYRQAMIFGTIFEMLGAITVGARTAETIKNGIIPHAAFQDNAGVQMLAFTCALAGASTWVMWCTRHSAHVSSTYSLVSAVAGVGVATVGAKQVQWGWNDGKGLGAIFSGLVMAPAISAAFGATIFMLIKLVVHLRKNPVPWAVYSSPFFFLIAGTVCTLSIVYKGSPNLGLNKKPGWYVAAVTMGTGAGVGILAAIFFVPFVDAKVIKKDHGVKWWMFIYGPLLFKRPEVAVMDRANVPNYAVVQEDSGDEEQPQALPSKSSPTPTESGSNPEKKLDQDPELGEAPVQLTYKEIQAQGERKLHAKLLKKRGPMGWAMRTLRDNPMGPGRIYEIHNIRMFLKRLPAMVVCGLLYGLHYDIHAAQSGIAGTPEGERMARVYAEAKKYPNEVEHTYSFVQILTACTASFAHGANDIGNSVGPWAVIYSAWSTGSAAASKAEVPIWQLAVLSATISVGLLTYGYNIMKVMGNKITYHSPSRGCSMEMGAAITVLVFSQYSLPVSTSMCITGATVGVGLCNGTLKAVNFQRVGLLMLSWIATIPIAGTIGGVLMGLFLNAPHF; via the exons ATGGCACTCGACCAGTTTACCTATGTTTTTGTCATTGGCACCTTCTTTGCCCTGTTGGATGCCTTCAACAACGGCGCCAACGACGTGGCAAATGCCTGGGCCACGTCCGTTAGTTCCCGTTCGATTTCCTATCGACAGGCCATGATCTTTGGCACCATTTTCGAGATGTTGGGCGCCATCACCGTTGGCGCCCGCACGGCCGAGACCATCAAGAACGGCATTATCCCCCACGCTGCCTTCCAAGACAATGCCGGCGTGCAGATGCTCGCCTTTACCTGCGCCCTGGCTGGTGCGTCGACCTGGGTCATGTGGTGCACCCGACACTCGGCTCATGTCTCCTCGACATACTCTTTGGTCTCCGCGGTTGCCG GTGTGGGCGTTGCGACAGTCGGCGCAAAACAGGTGCAATGGGGCTGGAACGACGGCAAGGGCCTGGGTGCCATCTTCTCTGGGCTCGTCATGGCACCCGCCATCTCAGCCGCCTTTGGGGCCACCATTTTCATGCTCATCAAGCTGGTAGTGCACCTGAGAAAGAACCCCGTTCCATGGGCTGTGTACTCGtctccctttttcttcctgaTTGCCGGCACCGTTTGCACGCTGTCCATTGTCTACAAGGGATCCCCGAATCTGGGCTTGAACAAGAAACCTGGCTGGTACGTCGCGGCCGTTACCATGGGTACAGGTGCCGGCGTTGGGATACTGGCGGCCATTTTCTTCGTGCCGTTTGTTGATGCCAAGGTGATCAAGAAGGATCATGGAGTCAAGTGGTGGATGTTCATCTACGGGCCTTTACTGTTCAAGAGACCAGAAGTTGCCGTCATGGATAGAGCCAACGTTCCAAATTACGCCGTTGTCCAGGAGGACTCGGGAGATGAGGAACAGCCCCAGGCCCTTCCCTCCAAGTCCTCACCTACCCCAACGGAGAGCGGAAGCAAcccggagaagaagctggatcAGGACCCGGAGCTCGGGGAGGCCCCGGTTCAGTTGACATACAAAGAGATCCAAGCCCAAGGGGAGCGGAAGCTACACGCCAAGTTGCTCAAAAAGAGGGGTCCCATGGGCTGGGCCATGCGCACCCTCCGCGACAACCCGATGGGACCAGGCCGGATATACGAGATTCACAACATCCGCATGTTCCTGAAACGCTTGCCGGCCATGGTTGTCTGTGGTCTATTGTATGGTCTTCACTACGACATCCACGCCGCTCAGTCGGGAATAGCAGGCACGCCCGAGGGTGAACGGATGGCCAGAGTGTacgccgaggccaagaagtATCCGAACGAGGTTGAGCACACATATAGCTTTGTCCAGATTCTGACGGCTTGCACGGCTTCATTTGCTCATGGCGCCAACGACATTGGAAACTCGGTTGGCCCCTGGGCTGTTATCTACTCTGCCTGGTCGACTGGGAGTGCCGCTGCCAGCAAAGCCGAGGTGCCAATTTGGCAGCTGGCTGTCTTGTCAGCAACCATCTCTGTGGGCTTGTTGACATATGGCTACAATATCATGAAGG TCATGGGCAACAAGATCACATATCACTCCCCAAGCAGGGGCTGCTCCATGGAGATGGGAGCCGCCATCACAGTACTCGTGTTCAGCCAGTACTCGCTTCCTGTATCAACGTCAATGTGCATCACTGGTGCCACCGTCGGAGTCGGGCTCTGCAATGGTACCCTCAAGGCCGTGAACTTTCAGCGGGTCGGCTTGCTGATGCTCTCCTGGATTGCGACAATTCCTATCGCCGGCACTATCGGCGGTGTCCTGATGGGCTTGTTCTTGAATGCCCCTCACTTTTAA